In Phaseolus vulgaris cultivar G19833 chromosome 3, P. vulgaris v2.0, whole genome shotgun sequence, the sequence ATGGTATTATTTAAGatgatattaattatatatagttGGACTTAAAATGGTATTATTTAAGatgatattatataattaagatttttttaagcTTACTGCTGTTATAGTTTAATAGGTATCATGATTTAATTTAAACCCAATACTTTTCTATTTGCAACTAACAAAGCTACGTTGTATAAAACGTCGTATAAAATAGAATCTTTTTAGCTTCGGATGACTTTCTTCGTAAGAAAATAACttcaattaatataaaaaggttttcaaatatgcaattaatataatataacccTACTTTAAAATGATCAATGATATAATTGAACCATAAACCCtactttaatataatataacccTACACAAAATAACTACAAATAtgcaattaatataatataacccTACTTTAAAATCAGCTATAAGTTCGATTTAGGGTTTTCAAATTTAACTTGCATATAATGTTAACTAAGATTTTTTTCAGTTCATGTTAAACACAAATATCAATTATACATGCTTGACGACTATGATTATATGTAATTTAAGTAAAATCTGTGCACGATACATAAACTACTGAAATTTAAGCAGTATTCTAACCAATTTTCCATTCTGAAGGAGTCCAACAATATAACTCATGTTGACAAACTAACGAAGTATATCTTAAATTTCATAGTTTGTTACTGCATATCACAAATGAAACCATTCAATTTAAAACCAATATCTGCACTATTATAACTGCACtcctattatttattttagaaaatataaagacGGGGCCTCAAATATACTAATTCCAGAAATCAAAATCCATCAAACACAACACAGATAGCCGGACAAAACAGCAAAGAGCCTTCTAATGATACTTTAATGGTCGAATTTAAGAGCATGTAACATCTGGTTAGAACTTATTTGCTGTTTCATTACCCTAACACTAACGATTACAATATCAATTTATTTAATCATATTTCAAGTCTTCCAACATTTATTTTGCAATTATTAACAAAAACCATAAATGAAAACTTATTTACAACATTGGTGAAAGCAGGTTGAAGAGGGTGACCAAAAGTGATGAATTTTCCTAAAGGCCTCCAAATTATATTGTTTGTAACATTGAGTAACGAAGGACATGACATAATAACTGGAAAAGCTAAAACCAGAAcacaaaaaattatgtaataagCTTGGTATTCCATCTTTGCATACTTCACCCCtaattaatagaagaagaaaaatctgTGTAGGAAAAACTCAAACAATTGTTCGTGAGGAAAATATAAAGTTTTGATATTAACTTGCAAAAAAAATCCTCATTGAAGCATAATCATAACTATCAAACtttcaatcaaataaaaataaaaacaagtgaTACATTTTGCAAACTACGAAAATGCATCATCCACATGCCCCTCACTTCTCCGACGAGTTTGGTCCACGCTTCTTACCGAACCCAACCACTACAATCAACAATGACaaaaatcaaaaattaaaacacCATATTATAATAGCCCAAATTCAGAAACCCTAAAAATTTAacacaacaaaatattattttttggtaGAAAAGAGAAGTAAGATAAATATTAAAGAAGTTGAATAGCGTTGGCATGTGAATTTAGACATAGGAAAGGCAAGGGAAGGAGAGAAGAAGACAAAATTACCGGCGGTGACGAATCGGCGGTTGTATTGCATTCGCTTGTGAGCGCGTCCTCgtggcttcttcttcttgtctTGCTTGGCCACCTTAGGAGTTTGTCCTCTCACTTTGCCCGCACGCGCGAGAGATCCGTGAACCTTACCTGTAATCAAAACATCAACCAAAGAAACCATTTAGACAGAACATCATCGTCACCGTGTTCAGAAAAACCATCAAAGCCCATTGAACTTGAAAAGGGAATTAGGAAATAACTCACCCATTTTGATGAATTGATGCTTCTCTCTCTGATTCGTTCAGCTGCAGCGGCTACCGGTAAAATCCCAAAGCAAGAGGAAGAGATCTCTATTTGTAAAGGTAGGGTTTATGGTTCTGAGGTCTTAATGGGCCATAGGCCTGTTAGTAAACTTGCTGAGCCCATTTATCTTATGGAACGTATCATAGTTGCAcatgttttttctctttttcggCCGTGCCTAATTTTAAATTCCAGAGGagcttttttttatttgaatgattttattttaaaataaatgattcTTAACAACTAATTTATTTTGGAAATGCTTatcgaaatagtttttttttatttggactgcgaaaaattatttttaaaatatttacctGTATACAAAGCCTCTTTCACTtcccacaatttttttttctattttttctattttatctttttatcaatatttaatttaattttattattatggacattgctattttttcaaaaagaataaaaattttaaatttattttttcaaaatttttaaaattttcaaaaactaaaACCTTTCGAAAcacttcaaaatttaaaaaatttcaaattttaaaaatgtattaatttttaaattttctatttttcaaaCCTAAAGCCTTTTTTAAACAtttcaaattgaaattttaaattttcaaaaattttaaatattttaaaattttaaattaaatgaaagtTTTATAAATCTATCaaaattctttttcattttctattttcatataaaaaaaatatcagtaGTAATTTGGTTCCAGGAACCACAAAATCAACAACTACTGTTTTTCAATGGCTTCAGTCGTATGTATATaagtattgtttttttttttcttatggcAAAACCATTCCATGAACAAAAATTCtccattttttgttttgtcttttaTGTACTTACTTACtggttaattaattattatgtttttttttctttttgtttataaTATCAGATGAGGGAAATTCTCATTTAGTTTAAAAACATAGAGGgacacatatttatattttttttaacactgCTTTTTGGTTAAAggtttttcttattatttattttttagccacAATTTTCATATcccattcttcttcttttaataagaaagtttttgttatataaaatttaatcttGATGGATTGTCTTTTGTGAAAGATAcatgtaaatttataaaaaaaatgctaGCATTTTATATGTTCTTGACTTTTCTATATTTctcatgataaaaaaataagtaagaatattgatgtaaaaaaatactaataagtAAGGATAACTATTCGAATAAAATCACACcccattttattttttctaattttatctttatatttttatttaattttatgagcattttatttttattttatatcaccgataaaattaaattttacaagGTAAGACTTGCTCAAAAACATTACACAATTGTATATGTGGAAGGATGATCAACCACTCATTGGTATAATGATTTTgcataataaacatatataaattatttaacttttcCTGTTTCTTCGGTGACTCACTAAATaactttatgtttttttttcttccactcttattatacttttttgttactttttatttatttcaggttaaaatttaatttcctTAACAATAATAcgtaaaaaaaatttcaaatatcaatctttatttttattatttgatatttaaaacatatatagtttgatattcaaaagatataaatacacatgtatctatattttatttaaataaatataaatatataataataataaaaataaataaaaaatgtggataCAACGCAAGTTGTTATAACATACGGTTCAGTTGAAAATTTTATGGATTTTGAatctatcttttttttctaaaaaaaaaacacattactATTCCCTTCTTCGATTTTCTCCAGAGCTACGCTTTATTCTTTTCTTCGTCACCTCAATTTTCCAACctaccatttttttataatacacTTTTTTTCCCTTCGATAATTAATCTTTTTTCGCATATTTACGACTCATCTATTCTGCGTGTTCTGTCTATAGatcaataaaaaaagtgtactcTAAATTCGTGAACCATGCTTAGAAAGGTCCTTACATTTCAATGGCATTTGCATCTttccaaaaaaaatcatttagtAGTCACTGAATTCTGAAGTAATTAagacttattattattaatacatttGATTCAAACAAAGAAGAGGGAGAAATTAGCTCTACAGTAGAGGGAAGAATAAGGAAAAATCTTCCTAAAGCTGTGTTTGTTTCGGTGCGTGAAAAGGCAAAAAAATACTGTTTACAGTGAAATGAAGATGAATCCACgtaataaagacaaaaaaagcaCGTGAATCGAAAAAAAATTTGCTTGCAAAACTTTCTTCGCATATTTGCAGAAAAAAgttgtatatttaattttaatttactctTTTAcccttttattttaaacttaaattatttttatttttatttaaaatataattaaaattaaaaaaattattataaaaacgtaattaatcatattatatataattaattataaatataaataataataataaatatattttttaataattaaaaaataaatttatataataattatattaattaaaaaaaggaaagataaaaataatgaaaaataaatttttatcaaatatttataattataaatatttaaataatattttaattaaaaataattataatttataaataaatatatcaaattaatttttaactatttttaaatataaagataaatatgtaaacttacatttttatcaattaaaaaatatataatttcagtCACAtctatcacatcattcacaaacttttataaacATTCCCCACACTTTccactctatttaccttaatccaaacatcataactttctttacactttcccttcaaatcatctcaaatccacTCTCTCTTTTCCACTCCCTAATTCAAACAAAgcaaaaaaggagaaaaaataaaaagagaaatcTGATGCAAGATTGACTTGAAAAaccatcagaattatcattaaattatatttcatttcTTAAATGAAAATTACAAAAGTGCAAGATATTTCACAATTCCACAAACTATTCTTTTTGTTTGATGTGTTGAGGAGTTTTTTCCTTGAGGGTTAGTGTG encodes:
- the LOC137808077 gene encoding small ribosomal subunit protein eS30z/eS30y/eS30x; this translates as MGKVHGSLARAGKVRGQTPKVAKQDKKKKPRGRAHKRMQYNRRFVTAVVGFGKKRGPNSSEK